The Ricinus communis isolate WT05 ecotype wild-type chromosome 8, ASM1957865v1, whole genome shotgun sequence sequence TGGGTGTCCtaattttttgacatgtgtatgTCCAGGTAACCCTAAGATCGTACACCGAGATGTTAAAGCAGATAACATTCTTCTTGATGCTGATTTTAAACCAAAGGTATATAGAATAGTTTTATGAAGAGCTAATGTATGGTTAATTAAGCTTGTTATATCTTCTTagcatttatatataatttttatccattaaacatttcttttgtttaatttaaagttCATAATATCTTAATTGGAAGATAAGACTAATATATATCTAGGTCATGTTCCCTTGTCCTTTTAAATTGCATTATATGAATAAATCTACTGATCAATTTAGACCATGTTTGTTCAGGTTGCAGATTTTGGTCTTGTCAAGTTCTTTCCAGAAAGTGCTAGTGTTACTCACATCTCCAGTCTCTGCAGGGGAACTGATGGGTATggtacatttttcttttaaatacaTTACATGAATGACTGAGTTATTTTGTATTCAGTTAATaggataataatataagtgatcataaattttatattgaattttatttggattatgaaattctaatttattttatttttattattcaattttaattttaattacaattCAATACTATAAGGgtttaattaaatcttatcacgtgtcaatttttcatttgttAAATCCTAatgaaaatacaattaaaaaccaaaataatattaaatataaaattcaatagatatatatatatatgattatttcaaataaaaaataaagaaataaatcaaagAGTGGTCAGATTTGTTTTATAAAGACATGAAGgatttattattaacttaattataatatattcaatattCTTTCCAAGTGCAGATATGCAGACCTTGAGTATTATCCTTCACAGAAAGTTTCTGATAAGTCAGATGTCTACTCCTTTGGGATTGTTCTTCTAGAGCTGATAACTGGAAAACGACCTATTGAATTAATGAATGTTCGTATAGTTGAATGGGTATGCATTACTTGCCCTAACTCTAGTTTATGATAATTTAAAGTggtgaaatttaatttagttatatgtGCATTATACCATTTATGCAATGTCTGGTATTACTGTGTTTTGTTATATACGTACAATAAATAATAGCTGCTAAGATTGAAAACAGACCATTTATCTTCTGTTGTATATTGTTGTAATTATACTGCACAGTTTTTAACCTAGATTTTGTGTTGCAGTCATTCTTGCATTATTATTGTCGTTTCATCAGCTCTGAAGTGAAAAATCACTTTTGGTGCtgattattgttattttgtcTAGCAAAGTTCTTGTCTAATACATagaaaatcatatatatgcatgcatgtttttttcttttcaattgctAACATGTAGTTCAATTCAGTTTAATccttgaaatttttatatttcgtTTTCTTTAAGGCCCTAAGCTtcagttatatatatattctattagccccttgtgtttttattattgcaaAAACAGTAAGAATTTATTGATAGATCAGAAAAATTCAGTAATgccattaaaagaaaagaaaagcaaaccTATTTCAGGACTGAATTTTGGATCAGTATCAGTACTGATGCCACTTTCAAGTTATACAATGCATATGAAAAGCCCTAATTCAGTTAATGATATTCATCTGCTTTAAGAAAGGAGTACTTGATACTACCATCATATTTGTTatgttgaatattttattttacttttcagGTAAActatatgtaaaatatttcttaatcaGCTTATTTGTTTAGGCTAAACACTTGTTCTTATTATGGTGTATGTAtttcatttatgtttttttataaaaaataagtctTTACTATTTgcgtaaataaaaaaataaaagacttaaatataagataaagTTTAGgagcttaataaaatatcGAATGAAAGTGTAATAGTCCAAAAACGAAAACTTCATTTCCTTtaagttaataataaatatttgtagaCATAAAAGACTGATTGAATTATAACTGCTAATCTAAAATCTTACTAAATAATTTAGACTGATTGAATTATTTAGTTAggtaaatgaaataaatttttgacccatcaaatatttgatttatatgttaatttaatCAAAGCTTTGAACTTTGGTGATTCAGGCTAGGACTCTGATTGATCATGCTTTGAACTCTGGTGATTATACGTCTCTTCTTGATCCAAAACTGGAAGGAAACTACGACAGGAGTGAAATGGAGCGAATGATCTATTGTGCTGCAGCTTGTGTATATAAACCCTCAGAGAGACGGCCAAAAATGAAACAGGTGATGTAATATTTGAGTATTCAGAGACACACGTTGAACATTGTTTTGCTTATAAGTTGCTAACCTTTCTACCACTAACACAATGCAGATAGTTCAAGTTCTTGAAGGAAATATGCCTTTATTGGATATATGGGATGTGAATGACAATGCTTTGTTACGCGGTATGTAGACTTTCTTTAGTTTTCTAAGCATATATTTGTTAAGTGTGAAATGAGAACATTTACTTTTGTTGTCTTCTGTACATTGTCTCATATTTTGCATGTAATATTTACTTTTGTTGTCTTCTTTGCATTGTCTCATATTTTGCATGAAAAATTACTTGTTCTAgtaaaattaacctaatttTGGTTAAGAGCTTGACTAGGATAAAACATGCATTGTTCAAGTTAAACCAATGCATATATGTTACTCTATCTTGTTTAATGTGCTAGATTGCTTTGTTCAGTAGGCTTCTTGTGTTAGTTGCTTTAGTTCAATCGTTGTAAAAAGCACTATATATTTGCTTATCTTGTAATGGAAATATGTAGCAATATGAAGCTAGTGTTCTATAACCATTTTACTTTTACATTTGCTAGTTCTCCTGCTCTCGAAAAACTTAACAATATATCTAAATCTCATTagttttatagaattattgaTACACCTTTTCCATCCAGATCGCCCATCTCAACATCTACGGTTCCAACAAAGGGTGTTCGAGCGTCCTATCACTATAGTTGAGGACACTGATTGCGAAAGGCTTCAAGTTTATCAGCCAAAGGGATTTAGTTTTCAAGAACTAGAAAAGGCATCTAATGGTTTCTCCAATGCCAACCTACTTAAGGAGGGTGATTTCTCCCAAGTCTACGAGGGAGTCCTTCAAAGTGGTGAAAGGGTGGCAATTAAAAATCTCAAGTTTTGTACTGAATTGCAAGAAGATGAATTTGGGAAGGAGATTAAGGCCATCAACAGCGTGCGCCACAAAAATCTTGTTAAGCTGGTTGGATATTGCATTGATGGAGACAAGAGGTTGCTTGTTTTTGAGTTTGTTCCGAACAACACCTTGAAATTTCATTTACATGGTAAGCCAacctaaattgatttttttttcttccagTTCTGACCTAAATTATCATGTTTCAGAAAATTTATCTGAGCTATTAATATTGATAACTATGGTGTGAAACACACAACAGGAGATGGTAGATCACCTTTGAACTTGACAACCAGAATGAAAATTGCTAAAGGCTCTGCAAGAGGTTTGAAATATTTGCACGAAGACTGTAAGTACTCCCAGTTTCATGCCTTCAGCACTTGGCCATTATATACATTAGCTATGTTTCCAGGTTTTACCTTTCTGACATATTTATATACGCATTTATTGTTTTCAGGTAATCCGAGGATCATACACCGACATATTGATGCGAATCACATTCTTCTTGATGATAAATGTGAACCAAAAGTAAGATTGCTGCTACACATTTATTTGTGTTAGCATATTCTTCTTAATTTTAGTAATCCCTTGATTATAAGTGTTACTATTTTTAGTATGATTAGTTGGTTTACATACcataattagaataattaatggGAATAGAGTAGCTAGTGGTATTAGAATTAACTTAATTACAGATATTACTTTAGCTTGATTATGGGTTGTAATTGGGTATAATTTTTCTGTTTCCTTTGCTAATacatgataaataaataattgtcaaGTTCTCTGccaaaaaattacaattagaATAATATACAAAATCTTTTATCTGGGTTATTTATGTTCTTCTGACATGGTACTAGACCTTTATTTCTCTGTTTTAAGCACTTAAAACTCCTGAATGTTTTCAAACCATAGTCCtgtattttttcaaaaacttCATAATTGTCCCAGAACAAAACGTTTGTAAAACCAAGCTTCCACTCCACATCACTTCTTCCCCGAAGTGGGCTGCTGAACTCAGTTTTCTTGAAGCTCTTCAGATTTCCTCTTCTGACAATCAATCCTCCAGTCAAATGCATCCACCATTCCCAAATACAAATCATTGTCCTATGACATGTCTATCAGTACATGCAAATACTATGATATCTATTGATCATCCAGAAGAAAATCTTACTCAAGATGGGGGTCAGAGATACCTGTAGGGTTCCTCCAAAATAGGCTTCCCAACACGGCATTTCTAAACTTCTTAGATTTCCAGCTTTGGGAACTAGTTTCCGACCTAATTTGAGCTCATTTTCTACGTTGTACCCTCGTCTAAACTGCCCATCACTTGTACTGGTCCCATCAATGACTTGCCCTTCTGCCACGTCATCGTGGTCGCACCACTGCCACATTATCAATCCAAATCCTCCTATGTTTAGTGCTTCAGGTGTACAGTATGTTCTCTAATGCCAGTCATATCTTAGCACGTGTCCGCTTCAGTTTGGTTGAATTAAACCTATTAACAAAGTTTTGATCGACCGGTTCAACTACTTTTAGATTTAACTTTTCATATTCAGGACCGATTCTGAAGGTGTTTGAACCTTTTGAATATATATCTAAAGTCGATTTCCACAAATTAAGCTTTTCTgagaaaaatcttctttttcttttatatatatatatatatattatctgcCTGCTTGATGTCGGTTTTCTGGTTGAGTATCAATCTCTCTCCAACAACTTTCCTCATCACCGAGTTTGTATTGAGACCTTGAGTTTGAGAGAAGGTGTTAGTATAATTGGATATAGCTGAGTTATAGATACTACGTTAGCAAGATTCGATAATACAAAACGTATCTGTGTGTTCCGGTAACAAAATATGTTCTGTCAATCTTGTTAAACCCCCTAATTAGCGTTACCTATCTTGATTTGTTTGGgtttctgttttgatggtgATTTTCTTTTGAGTCTTTGGAGGCTGCTCTTTGTAGTATTCGATGTGCTGCTTGCGGTGTCTTTGTGTTTCCTTGGTTCTTCTGCTGTATGTTTGTAGTTTCTGGCTCTTATTTTTCTGCTTTCACTTTTCTTGTCTAGAAGCTCGAGTTCCTTCTGCTCAAGCTGTTgtctttttgtttcaattttatgGAGAGATTTTTTCAtcaagttaataaaaataaaatatgaatgatAATACTCTTTACAGAAAAGATGCCGTGTACATGCTCACATTCAAGAGAcataattctttctttgttaatCTCTTTCTCCTATTATTTCTGCAACCTTattctgttttgtttttcatttgatGTTGACCATGTATAATGATATCAATTATTTACAAGTGAGTCATTTCTTTTCAGCTTGGAGATTTTGCAAATGCCAAGTTTTTCCCAGATTCTGTTACACATATATTCACCGACGTTAAGGGAACTTCTGGGTAAagaacttttaatatttagtttcttagaataaaaaaaaaatcaaataagtaATGCTGTGCCGTCTGCCTTGCATATacattgaaaaaagaaaaaaagcaaacAAAAAATGAGAAGAATGTTTTCTTGATCTGTTTTTCTCATGCATGTCCTTCAACTGCAGTTATATAGCTCCTGAATATGCCCATACAAGAATGCTGACTGATAAGTCCGATGTCTATTCGTATGGTGTATTGCTTCTGGAGTTGATTACTGGGAAACAACCTGATTATGGTTTATGGTTTAGGGATTATGGTCATACTGACATAGTTGGCTGGGTACGTTTCTTGTTTTTCCAAAACTTCAAATAATTAGAGAAGAATTGATCTTGTATGTGTGCTTATTTACACATCAATTTTCCTTTCTAGATCCTTAAAGTTTCGCTGGAAGTTGTCTGCTTAAATTAAAGCATGAATGTGAGgggaaaataatattaaatacttcCTCGCACATATACAGGTGGTGCTTCAGCTGGACGAGGGGAACTATAATGCTCTAGTTGATCCGAATTTGCAGGGATACGACTCCGATCAAATGATGCGACTGATTATCTGTGCTGCAGCCTGCGTACGTGAGGATCCAGAAAGTCGGCCAAAAATGAGTCAGGTGATACACATCTCCAAGTTGACAAGTTGAATGCTCTCCttcgtgtatatatatatatatatatatattcattaacttAATTACAGGAATTCTTAATACAAACAATAATCATTCTACCGTTTCTGTGCAAAACAGATAGTTAGGGTTCTAGAAGGAACTACTCCTGTTGTGAATGACCTCTGGGACTGGAAGTACTGCAGGGCCGAGGACACTGAAGAGCCTGAAATAACTTCTGCAGGAAGCTCAGGCTCCATGCCTTCTCTTGTTCCTGACGAGGAGATTGAAGAACCTGACCTAACGTCTGCAGGAACCTCAGGCTCCTTACCTTCTCTTGTTTCGATTTAATCTTTATCCAGgaagatttaatttttcaacGGAACCAAAATTTGAATTGACTTTCCAGgaattgctttttttttttggggggGGGGAGAGGGGATTCTGAGAGTGGcaaatgttttatttataataagagtttttttttttcaaccaCCTACTTATGCTAAGAGTTAAATACACAATTTATTTGTCGTATTTAGATAAAAGTAATTGAATAgtgataatttattaaatgttatatttgtattagttgatttatttattatattatttatatatatttaaaaattgataaataaataatatatattattatataattaattttgtttatatataatatagtaacTGAGTTTATATGTATTCGTCATTTTTCATTATCCATCTGATTATGAATTGATCATCGGAATATAAtgtcaaatataataatttttattatatatatttaaaattaatttagagtgTGAGACGTAGGACTCTTGTGGGTGATAAAACACttccttaaaaaatttaaaacagtTGTATACTTAAGATCTAAACTGAAGACCTTGACTAAGCTAGAAAAAatctcttattatttatttatatatttttgggtgaatataaaatataattgactaaTGTTTTATTTGTCCGTagagaataattttttctttgaaaaatattttctctgaataatattttctctgaataatattttttagaaaaatataatattttccaGTATTTGGTTGCAATATTAAgaactatttaaaaaatatttttaatatttgattggagtttagatttatttttttctgaaataataatatatgttatcGCACCTCATATCTATATTGAATTTGATTCGTTGAACCtataaatgatattaaaaagagAAGTAAGAAAGAAGATtgtatttaaaagaatttgtaatgttgattttttatatgcctttaaatttaataactattGGAAATTTAGTAGACGTATTTTCGTTCTCTACATGGAAAGTTATTTTCTgtattttaagataattttcttttgactaatagattattttttttaattgactaacttatttttcttttaacttatttCCATATTTGgccctaaaataaaatttagccTCGTCCATTGCCTTTTactaaaatctaataatattcacaaattccaagcctattaattaaatcatttgtatttatttaagtaaattaaatataaattatttaccaTGCAACCACGGTTACTTTTGGAGTGAATTAATACTATGCAACtcagaaaatattttattaatattacttaagaatattaaaaaaaaaaagatcctaagagtttgataatattatacaaaataatttcattcCTTGTCTTCTTTTGGGTATATTTGGATAAATGTATTATCTTGGGTACCTCTCTCATGttgtaagtttttttttttaattaataataaaataaatatatgattataaaaaaaaaactaaaaatcaatttttcctTACCTTATTAAAAAAAGGTTACATGCTAAATAATCAAGTACATACGTATTCAGTACCATGAAACAAAGATTGTAGTAGTAATTCAGAATCTTAAGACTcagccatttttttattaaaagtgtTGTGAACAAGAACGGACAGGCTGGGTGCCACCAGCttcattttttactttttgattataattattactatcactattacaattattatttttcctaatAACAAGTCTTTCTATTCTATGATACAGTGACATTTCTCTCTCAAATTACTAGTAAGAAACCTTCCCAGCGGCCATGTCGACACTGGTCATAGCTGTGGTTGTCCCAGCGGTGGCGATTCTGCTACTAATGGTGTTTCTTTACTTGTTCATGAGGGCGAGGAGGTCTAATCGCCCCACCACCACCACGACAGGTATGCAGATGATGTTTATTCCGATGTATACTCGTTTGTATATCTATCTATCTGCATATGGTTTTGTGAAGTTAATTTCTACTGCTACTTAATATTTCATGATTTTCCCGTCTAGATGACCTTGACGCTGAGAGATCTCAGCTACCTCACCCCAGACAGACTAGAGAAGGGCAACAAGACCTAAAGCCTCTTGCCATTTCATTGAATACTAGTACAACAATTAATGAGAAGGTCCAAAGTTGTCAGCAGAGGGTATTTACTTATCAGGAACTAGCAGCTGCAACTGGTAATTTCTCTAATGCTAACTGCCTTGGCAAGGGTGGTTTTGGTGAAGTCTATAAGGGAGTTCTTGAAAATTCCCAAGTTATTGCAGTCAAGAAGCTCAAGTATCAGGATGATGAAcgcaaagaaaaagaatttgagaCAGAGATTCTGACCATTAGTCGTGTCCGACATCAACATCTTGTTATGCTGGTGGGATATTGCATTGATAAAGCTGATAGGCTGCTTGTTTATGAGTTTGTTCCCAAAAACTCCTTGAGAACTCATTTGCACGGTGAATCCTTTTCTTCCTGGTATCATATCAAgtcctttaaatttttttttctattctaacAGGTAGATATAAACATTGCAGGAGAGAATAGAACCAGTTTAAATTGGCCAACCAGAATGAGGATCGCTTTGGGCTCTGCAAAAGCATTGGCATATCTGCATGAAGGATGTGAGTATTCAATTCCATGCCTAAGCTTCACCATTTTGTTCTCTCTTCCACTTTCACCCTCTTTTTTATAGGAAgattatatatgttatgcATTTAGCCAAGATCCACAACCTGATCGATTTGCTTATATTCACGACAACTAAGCAAAAATGTGAAATCTTTGAGTTCAATTTAGTACAGAAATGAATTGGTGAAATTGTAGACGTGACAGAGCATACATCACataatttcttccttttataaTGCACATCTCTGTAGGTAAACCCAAGATCATCCACAGAGATATCAAGGCGGAAAACATTCTCCTTGATCAAGATTTTGAACCAAAGGTACGTAAGATGtgtaaaagaaagaattgtTATCCATCACATTCTCTTTGCTGCTGatgtttttaaataatattcttgCAGTTATAATTCTCAGAGTCTCTGTCAGGCAAATGGACtttaaatgtattattattttgttccAAATTTCAGTGCATATTCCAAGGCGTCTTAAAATATTGTGTTAGCTTTGTATAGAGCTTTAGCTTTATCAGtacttaatataaatttttgcaAGAACATGTGTTTATTCAGTTTATTTAGTGATTTCATGCACATGACACagtaaatttaatttccaGATTGCGGATTTTGGACTTGCCaaagatttttcaaattctgtTTCACACATTTCCACGGACCCCAAGGGAACATTTGGGTAGGAATATGTATAAACTCTCATGTGCTAgttagatattattattattatgattttccAATGCCTCTCCAAATGTAGTTATTTGCCTCCTGAGTATGCCTTCGAGAGGAAGCTCACTGATAAATCTGATGTCTTTTCCTTCGGCATTGTGCTACTGGAGTTGATCACTGGTAGAAAACCTGTCGATGGTAAAGACAATGATCGGGTTAACCTAGCTGTCTGGGTACGTACTTGGTCCTCCATAACCATATTCAACCATCATGTTCATAAGATTGCTTACCAGAATTTTCACTTGGATATAGTAATTGGCAGATTTTTTCAGTATGATTTTgagcaaaattttaaatttaactctCTACTTCTGAGAAATTATACACTATACAGATAAGAAAAATTTAGCATCTGATTGTGGCCAATTTGGAAGTTCAATAAgatgacaaaagaaaattgcaaAGCAGCTActagaataaaactaagaataaatattatattctgtAGTAGCAtatagataaaagaaaatgatggtAGAAAATTGTACTTCTTTTCTATAAGCAGAAAGTTTGACTTATTTATtactggaaaaagaaaatcacgcagagagttttttcttttaatattcaGGTGGTCCCTCAAATTAAACAAGCTTTGGAAGATGGCAGCTACAAATCTCTTATTGATCCCAATTTACTGGAAAACTATGATGTAAATGAAATGGGTCGAATGGTCTCTTGTGCTGCAGCTTGTGTATACAAACCTGCTAAGCATCGCCCTCAAATGAGCCAGGTATATATATGTtcacatttcttttattatatatatgcttaTCCCAAACTGATAACTCAACGGACccatttttctattgctatgTTTTTGCAGATAGTTGAAGCTCTAAGAGGGAACCTGCCCTCTGAGTTATTATGGGTCAGCAATAATGACACCAGTTTCTTGTACGATGGTGCACCATACTTGTCATTCcctggaggaggaggaggaagcTCGGAATTTAATTCTGAGCAATATATGAACAGTTATGCCCTAGAGAGCCAAGAGAACAGTAGGGCTGAGGATATGTGATAC is a genomic window containing:
- the LOC8274498 gene encoding proline-rich receptor-like protein kinase PERK1 isoform X3 is translated as MGSCFSTGKEPKRYSTSFTKADDSNFIPPPLVPPPNRTESSDLDDIQAAGQSCEHVDSNQKIVYSESASELPSPSIEEPPPDSFQFQEPANIEPTLTEDTAVDSVEELPISERSPIIGKCQYRPRIFTYDEMGVATGYFSHVHLLGEGGFGHVYRGNLRNTGEVVAIKKLKYRDGQREDEFEKEIKAISSVRHRNLVKLIGYCINGPDRLLVLEFVPNNSLKTHLHGKKPLLDWPKRINIAIGSAKGLEYLHEDCNPKIVHRDVKADNILLDADFKPKVADFGLVKFFPESASVTHISSLCRGTDGYADLEYYPSQKVSDKSDVYSFGIVLLELITGKRPIELMNVRIVEWARTLIDHALNSGDYTSLLDPKLEGNYDRSEMERMIYCAAACVYKPSERRPKMKQIVQVLEGNMPLLDIWDVNDNALLRDRPSQHLRFQQRVFERPITIVEDTDCERLQVYQPKGFSFQELEKASNGFSNANLLKEGDFSQVYEGVLQSGERVAIKNLKFCTELQEDEFGKEIKAINSVRHKNLVKLVGYCIDGDKRLLVFEFVPNNTLKFHLHGDGRSPLNLTTRMKIAKGSARGLKYLHEDCNPRIIHRHIDANHILLDDKCEPKLGDFANAKFFPDSVTHIFTDVKGTSGYIAPEYAHTRMLTDKSDVYSYGVLLLELITGKQPDYGLWFRDYGHTDIVGWILKVSLEVVCLN
- the LOC8274498 gene encoding probable leucine-rich repeat receptor-like protein kinase At5g49770 isoform X1, producing MGSCFSTGKEPKRYSTSFTKADDSNFIPPPLVPPPNRTESSDLDDIQAAGQSCEHVDSNQKIVYSESASELPSPSIEEPPPDSFQFQEPANIEPTLTEDTAVDSVEELPISERSPIIGKCQYRPRIFTYDEMGVATGYFSHVHLLGEGGFGHVYRGNLRNTGEVVAIKKLKYRDGQREDEFEKEIKAISSVRHRNLVKLIGYCINGPDRLLVLEFVPNNSLKTHLHGKKPLLDWPKRINIAIGSAKGLEYLHEDCNPKIVHRDVKADNILLDADFKPKVADFGLVKFFPESASVTHISSLCRGTDGYADLEYYPSQKVSDKSDVYSFGIVLLELITGKRPIELMNVRIVEWARTLIDHALNSGDYTSLLDPKLEGNYDRSEMERMIYCAAACVYKPSERRPKMKQIVQVLEGNMPLLDIWDVNDNALLRDRPSQHLRFQQRVFERPITIVEDTDCERLQVYQPKGFSFQELEKASNGFSNANLLKEGDFSQVYEGVLQSGERVAIKNLKFCTELQEDEFGKEIKAINSVRHKNLVKLVGYCIDGDKRLLVFEFVPNNTLKFHLHGDGRSPLNLTTRMKIAKGSARGLKYLHEDCNPRIIHRHIDANHILLDDKCEPKLGDFANAKFFPDSVTHIFTDVKGTSGYIAPEYAHTRMLTDKSDVYSYGVLLLELITGKQPDYGLWFRDYGHTDIVGWVVLQLDEGNYNALVDPNLQGYDSDQMMRLIICAAACVREDPESRPKMSQIVRVLEGTTPVVNDLWDWKYCRAEDTEEPEITSAGSSGSMPSLVPDEEIEEPDLTSAGTSGSLPSLVSI
- the LOC8274498 gene encoding proline-rich receptor-like protein kinase PERK1 isoform X2, which translates into the protein MGSCFSTGKEPKRYSTSFTKADDSNFIPPPLVPPPNRTESSDLDDIQAAGQSCEHVDSNQKIVYSESASELPSPSIEEPPPDSFQFQEPANIEPTLTEDTAVDSVEELPISERSPIIGKCQYRPRIFTYDEMGVATGYFSHVHLLGEGGFGHVYRGNLRNTGEVVAIKKLKYRDGQREDEFEKEIKAISSVRHRNLVKLIGYCINGPDRLLVLEFVPNNSLKTHLHGKKPLLDWPKRINIAIGSAKGLEYLHEDCNPKIVHRDVKADNILLDADFKPKVADFGLVKFFPESASVTHISSLCRGTDGYADLEYYPSQKVSDKSDVYSFGIVLLELITGKRPIELMNVRIVEWARTLIDHALNSGDYTSLLDPKLEGNYDRSEMERMIYCAAACVYKPSERRPKMKQIVQVLEGNMPLLDIWDVNDNALLRDRPSQHLRFQQRVFERPITIVEDTDCERLQVYQPKGFSFQELEKASNGFSNANLLKEGDFSQVYEGVLQSGERVAIKNLKFCTELQEDEFGKEIKAINSVRHKNLVKLVGYCIDGDKRLLVFEFVPNNTLKFHLHGDGRSPLNLTTRMKIAKGSARGLKYLHEDCNPRIIHRHIDANHILLDDKCEPKVVLQLDEGNYNALVDPNLQGYDSDQMMRLIICAAACVREDPESRPKMSQIVRVLEGTTPVVNDLWDWKYCRAEDTEEPEITSAGSSGSMPSLVPDEEIEEPDLTSAGTSGSLPSLVSI
- the LOC8274499 gene encoding proline-rich receptor-like protein kinase PERK15 isoform X1: MSTLVIAVVVPAVAILLLMVFLYLFMRARRSNRPTTTTTDDLDAERSQLPHPRQTREGQQDLKPLAISLNTSTTINEKVQSCQQRVFTYQELAAATGNFSNANCLGKGGFGEVYKGVLENSQVIAVKKLKYQDDERKEKEFETEILTISRVRHQHLVMLVGYCIDKADRLLVYEFVPKNSLRTHLHGENRTSLNWPTRMRIALGSAKALAYLHEGCKPKIIHRDIKAENILLDQDFEPKIADFGLAKDFSNSVSHISTDPKGTFGYLPPEYAFERKLTDKSDVFSFGIVLLELITGRKPVDGKDNDRVNLAVWVVPQIKQALEDGSYKSLIDPNLLENYDVNEMGRMVSCAAACVYKPAKHRPQMSQIVEALRGNLPSELLWVSNNDTSFLYDGAPYLSFPGGGGGSSEFNSEQYMNSYALESQENSRAEDM
- the LOC8274499 gene encoding proline-rich receptor-like protein kinase PERK15 isoform X2 encodes the protein MSTLVIAVVVPAVAILLLMVFLYLFMRARRSNRPTTTTTDDLDAERSQLPHPRQTREGQQDLKPLAISLNTSTTINEKVQSCQQRVFTYQELAAATVKKLKYQDDERKEKEFETEILTISRVRHQHLVMLVGYCIDKADRLLVYEFVPKNSLRTHLHGENRTSLNWPTRMRIALGSAKALAYLHEGCKPKIIHRDIKAENILLDQDFEPKIADFGLAKDFSNSVSHISTDPKGTFGYLPPEYAFERKLTDKSDVFSFGIVLLELITGRKPVDGKDNDRVNLAVWVVPQIKQALEDGSYKSLIDPNLLENYDVNEMGRMVSCAAACVYKPAKHRPQMSQIVEALRGNLPSELLWVSNNDTSFLYDGAPYLSFPGGGGGSSEFNSEQYMNSYALESQENSRAEDM